In Tachypleus tridentatus isolate NWPU-2018 chromosome 7, ASM421037v1, whole genome shotgun sequence, a genomic segment contains:
- the LOC143257299 gene encoding putative oxidoreductase TM_0325, whose translation MVTSISTDKKLDQKVAIITGASSGIGRATAVLFSRLGVRLALTGRNQENLTKSAEECKAVSPYNLKEDEDGISTTDILHHVMPLCIIGDLIIESDIERIVKSTLNTYERLDILKMKDAARMYPLGRGDNQKRSPLPSLFSLQVRLPLLLEKPL comes from the exons ATGGTAACCTCTATATCTACAGATAAGAAACTTGACCAGAAGGTGGCGATAATCacag GTGCTAGTTCAGGGATAGGTAGAGCCACTGCCGTGTTGTTCTCGCGCCTGGGAGTGAGGCTAGCTTTGACTGGAAGGAACCAAGAAAATTTGACAAAATCTGCTGAAGAGTGCAAAGCAGTTTCACCTTATAATCTAAAG GAAGATGAGGATGGAATATCAACAACGGACATTTTGCATCATGTAATG CCTTTGTGTATCATCGGTGATTTAATCATAGAATCGGATATTGAACGAATAGTGAAGTCAACACTGAATACCTACGAAAGACTGGATATTTTG aaAATGAAAGATGCAGCTCGTATGTATCCACTTGGGCGTGGGGACAACCAGAAGAGGTCGCCACTGCCATCGCTTTTCTCGCTTCAAGTGAGGCTTCCTTTATTATTGGAGAAACCCTTGTGA